One sulfur-oxidizing endosymbiont of Gigantopelta aegis genomic region harbors:
- a CDS encoding response regulator transcription factor, with protein MKKTVLIVEDDPDIANLIKLQLLDLDCEVEISHDGLEALQLFKAGQYALVILDIMLPSMDGLDICKAIRATNSPVPIMMLTSKSTELDRVLGLELGADDYLTKPFSVLELVARVKALFRRASFRETALNNLSNEALTENNYSQAVPSDNLLSVGELRINLRSRTVIARGDELRLTAKEFDLLTFFAQHAGQVFTRTQLLDKVWGYGHDGYEHTVNSHINRLRAKVENNPTKPDYILTAWGVGYKFVENL; from the coding sequence ATGAAAAAAACAGTCTTAATTGTTGAAGATGATCCGGATATTGCCAATTTAATTAAATTGCAATTATTGGATTTAGATTGTGAGGTCGAAATATCTCATGATGGTCTGGAAGCTTTACAATTATTCAAAGCCGGTCAATATGCCTTAGTTATTCTGGATATTATGTTGCCGAGCATGGATGGTCTGGATATTTGTAAGGCTATTCGAGCAACGAATTCGCCAGTGCCGATTATGATGCTGACTTCAAAATCAACGGAATTAGATCGTGTTTTGGGGCTGGAATTAGGTGCAGATGATTACTTAACCAAGCCTTTTAGCGTATTGGAACTGGTTGCCCGAGTGAAAGCATTGTTTCGTCGGGCAAGCTTCCGTGAAACAGCCTTAAATAACTTGTCCAATGAGGCGTTAACGGAAAATAACTACTCGCAAGCAGTACCATCAGACAATTTGTTGAGTGTGGGGGAGTTGCGCATTAATTTACGCTCTCGCACCGTCATAGCCAGAGGTGATGAGCTTCGTCTGACCGCCAAGGAATTCGATTTGCTAACCTTTTTTGCCCAACATGCTGGTCAGGTTTTTACCCGTACACAATTGTTGGATAAAGTCTGGGGTTATGGTCATGATGGCTATGAACATACGGTTAATTCTCATATTAATCGCTTGCGGGCAAAAGTTGAAAACAACCCCACCAAGCCGGATTATATTTTAACTGCCTGGGGTGTTGGTTATAAATTTGTTGAGAATTTATAA